A window of Bradyrhizobium sp. AZCC 1719 genomic DNA:
ACCTTGTCGCCCTTCTTCTGCAGCGCTTCGAAATGTTTCACCACGGCGTCGGCGACGCCGTATTTGGCCTCGTCGGCGCAATGCGGCGACATGGTCGGCGACGACCAGGTTTTCGGCAGCGCGTTCTTCAGGTCCGCCATCGACTTATCAGGCGCGCGATCGAGCATCTCGCAGATCGCAATTGCCGAGACCAAGCCGTCGTCATAGCCGCGGCCGAACGGCTTGTTGAAGAAGAAGTGGCCTGATTTTTCGAAACCTGCCAGCGCGCCCATCTCGTTGGTGCGGCGCTTCATGTAGGAATGGCCGGTTTTCCAGTAGGCCGTTTTCGCGCCCTGCTTCTGCAGCACCGGATCCGTGACGAACAATCCCGTCGATTTCACGTCGACCACGAATTGCGCTTCCTTGTGGATCGCCGACATGTCGCGCGCCAGCATCACGCCGACCTTGTCGGCGAAGATTTCCTCGCCGGTATTGTCAACGACGCCGCAGCGGTCGCCGTCGCCGTCGAAGCCCAGGCCCACATCGGCCTTGTGCTTGAGCACGGCGTCGCGAATCGCGTGCAGCATCTCCATGTCTTCCGGATTCGGATTGTACTTCGGAAACGTGTGGTCGAGCTCGGTGTCGAGCGGGATCACTTCGCAGCCGATCGCCTCCAAAACCTGCGGCGCGAACGCGCCCGCGGTGCCGTTGCCGCAGGCGGCAACAACCTTCAGCTTGCGTTTCAGCTTGGAACGGCTGGTGAGATCGGCGATATAGCGCGCCGGAAAGTTCTCGTGGAATTGATAAGAGCCGCCGACCCTGTTCCTGAAATCAGCGTTGAGCACGATCTCTTTCAGCCGCGTCATCTCGTCGGGGCCGAAGGTGAGCGGGCGGTTGGCACCCATCTTGACGCCGGTCCAGCCATTGTCGTTGTGCGAGGCGGTGACCATGGCGACGCAGGGCACGTCGAGATCGAACTGCGCGAAATAGGCCATCGGCGTCACCGCGAGCCCGATGTCGTGCACCTTGCAGCCCGCGGCCATCAGGCCGGAAACCAGCGCGTATTTGATCGAGGCTGAATAGCCGCGGAAATCGTGGCCGGTGACGATTTCCTGTTTGACCCCGAGTTCCGCAATCAGCGCACCGAGCCCCATGCCCAGCGCCTGAACGCCCATCAAATTGATTTCCTTCTCGAACAGCCAGCGCGCGTCGTATTCGCGGAAACCAGTCGCCTTCACCATCGGCCCGGATTCGAAGTCATAGGTATTCGGAACCAGCACGGATTTGGGCTTCGGGAACATGGGATGGCCTTGTCATGAAAGCGAGGGAACCGCAGCCATAGCGAAAGCGCAGGCCGGGCGAAAGGCGGGCCGCCGCGTTTTGACGGTCAATTGCGGCGGTTTGGTAGCCGGGTAACCTTACTGTTCCAGCACCATTCTGCCGTTGGCATATTCGAAGCGCTTCAGCTTCGACAGGAACGACAGGCCGAGCAGGTTTTCGGACAGCGCCTCGTCCGGCAGCACCACGGCATCAACGTCGCGCACCACGAGGCCGCCGAGTTCGATCATCGCAAGCCGCGTACGCGCGGCCTTGATGGTGCCGTTGGCGGTGGTGACGGTCGCGTTGTAGTCGCTGCGCGAGGGACGCAGGCCAAAGCGGGCCGCCGACTTTTCGTTCAACGCCACCAGCGAGGCGCCGGTATCGACCATGAAGTTGATGCGTTGCCCATCGATGCGGCCGTCGGTCTGGAAATGGCCGCGCGCATCGCGGGGAATGTCGAGGCTGCGACCGGAGGCTTGCGCGACCGTTTGCACGGGAGCCTTTTTCGGCGACGTACTGGCGGAGGCCGAGGTCGGCGACATCTTGTCTGCCATCTGCGCCATGTAGGTGCCGAGGCCGATCAGGACGGCGGCAAGGATCATCAGGTTACGCATCACGCCACACTCGACTGCCAGACCGCCGATATCACCACGCCGGCCGCGAAATCGCGACTAACGGCGATGACCGGGCGTGCCATTTTGACGAAAAGGATGAGTGAAGTGTTAACGGGGCGTCCTGAACCTCGCCCCGCTTGCGGGGAGAGGGAGCTCAAGCCCTCACGTCCCGCGCGGCTTGACCCGGCGGGTCGGCAGCGCATTTGCCGGGTCTTCCGGCCAGGGATGACGGGGATAACGGCCGCGCAGGTCGGAGCGCACGGCGGCATAGCTGCCGCGCCAAAAACCTGGAAGGTCGCGCGTCACCTGCACAGGGCGTTGTGCCGGGGACAGCAATTCCAGCACCAGCGGCACCTTGCCTTTGGCGATCGAAGGATGGGTGTTGAGCCCGAACAGTTCCTGCAGGCGTACAGCAATGGTCGGGCCCTGCTCGGCCTCGTAGTCGATCGCCAACATGGTGCCGGTCGGCGCCTCGAAATGCGTCGGCGCCTCGCGCTCCAGCCGCGCGCGCAATTCCCATGGCAACAGCATCATCAGCGTATCCGAGAGATCGCCGGAGGAAAAATCCTTCAGCGAGGTCTTGTCGTGGAGCGCCGGCACCAGCCAGTTCTCGGCTTCGGCTGCCAGCGCAGCATCCGACAGATCGGGCCAGCTCTCACCTTCCGCCTTGCGCAGGAACATCACACGGTCACGCCACTGCTTCAGGGATTTCGACCATGGCAGCTTGTCGAGCCCCGCGGCGACCAAGCCCGCAGCGAAGATGCGTGCGGTCTCTGCCGACGGCGACAGCGCCATCGGCGCTTCCGACAGCGTGATTGCGTGCAGCGTCCGCTTGCGGCGGGCACGCAGCGCCATCGCGCCGCGATCGAACGAAATCTCTTCGGTGCTTTCGATC
This region includes:
- a CDS encoding phosphomannomutase/phosphoglucomutase — its product is MFPKPKSVLVPNTYDFESGPMVKATGFREYDARWLFEKEINLMGVQALGMGLGALIAELGVKQEIVTGHDFRGYSASIKYALVSGLMAAGCKVHDIGLAVTPMAYFAQFDLDVPCVAMVTASHNDNGWTGVKMGANRPLTFGPDEMTRLKEIVLNADFRNRVGGSYQFHENFPARYIADLTSRSKLKRKLKVVAACGNGTAGAFAPQVLEAIGCEVIPLDTELDHTFPKYNPNPEDMEMLHAIRDAVLKHKADVGLGFDGDGDRCGVVDNTGEEIFADKVGVMLARDMSAIHKEAQFVVDVKSTGLFVTDPVLQKQGAKTAYWKTGHSYMKRRTNEMGALAGFEKSGHFFFNKPFGRGYDDGLVSAIAICEMLDRAPDKSMADLKNALPKTWSSPTMSPHCADEAKYGVADAVVKHFEALQKKGDKVAGQKIRDLVTVNGVRVTVEDGSWGLVRASSNKPELVVVVESPVSEARMRDMFEAMDSVLRTHPEVGEYNQKI
- a CDS encoding TIGR02281 family clan AA aspartic protease translates to MRNLMILAAVLIGLGTYMAQMADKMSPTSASASTSPKKAPVQTVAQASGRSLDIPRDARGHFQTDGRIDGQRINFMVDTGASLVALNEKSAARFGLRPSRSDYNATVTTANGTIKAARTRLAMIELGGLVVRDVDAVVLPDEALSENLLGLSFLSKLKRFEYANGRMVLEQ